A single genomic interval of Streptomyces sp. NBC_00663 harbors:
- a CDS encoding TetR/AcrR family transcriptional regulator, with translation MPSSKNEADGSAPSSKSEQTRALILETAMRLFQERGYDKTTMRAIAKEAGVSVGNAYYYFEGKEHLIQGFYDRIAAEHQVAVREVLARETDLEARLAGVLRAWLDIATPYHEFAVQFFKNAADPDSPLSPFSEESEHARVEAISVHRQVLAGTRTKVPEELRDVLPELMWLSQMGLVLYWIFDRTEGRERSYRLAERGARLTARGVALARFRVLRPLVREVHELFTDFLPGMTKMMPDPGRKPS, from the coding sequence GTGCCGTCCAGCAAGAACGAAGCGGACGGCTCCGCGCCGTCCAGCAAGTCCGAGCAGACCCGCGCCCTCATCCTGGAGACCGCCATGCGGCTCTTCCAGGAACGCGGCTACGACAAGACGACCATGCGGGCCATCGCCAAGGAGGCCGGCGTCTCCGTCGGCAACGCCTACTACTACTTCGAGGGCAAGGAGCACCTGATCCAGGGCTTCTACGACCGGATCGCCGCCGAGCACCAGGTGGCCGTCCGGGAGGTCCTAGCGCGGGAGACGGACCTGGAGGCGCGGCTCGCGGGCGTGCTGCGGGCGTGGCTGGACATCGCCACGCCGTACCACGAGTTCGCGGTGCAGTTCTTCAAGAACGCCGCCGACCCCGACAGCCCGCTCAGCCCCTTCTCCGAGGAGTCGGAGCACGCGCGCGTGGAGGCGATCTCCGTTCACCGCCAGGTGCTGGCCGGGACGAGGACCAAGGTGCCGGAGGAGCTGCGGGACGTGCTGCCCGAGCTGATGTGGCTCTCCCAGATGGGGCTCGTGCTGTATTGGATCTTCGACCGGACCGAGGGGCGGGAGCGGAGCTACCGGCTCGCCGAGCGCGGGGCGCGGCTCACCGCGCGCGGGGTGGCGCTGGCCCGGTTCCGGGTGCTGCGGCCACTCGTGCGGGAGGTGCACGAGCTGTTCACGGACTTCCTGCCGGGGATGACGAAGATGATGCCCGACCCCGGCAGGAAGCCCTCGTAG
- a CDS encoding VOC family protein, which translates to MSDDESYELLGFDNVLLPVGDLGEAVGFYERAGFAVGFRLDEAGIAGLKVGGEMPGVLLRQEEGLGHRPPPWPSPRLWLEVPDARVAARKLRAAGIALLDEPSSVATGWTVEVADPWGNVLGFTDYTKRPELGRRP; encoded by the coding sequence ATGTCAGATGACGAGTCGTACGAACTGCTCGGTTTCGACAACGTGCTGCTGCCCGTCGGGGACCTCGGTGAGGCCGTCGGGTTCTATGAACGCGCCGGGTTCGCGGTGGGGTTCCGGCTCGACGAGGCGGGGATCGCGGGGCTGAAGGTCGGGGGTGAGATGCCCGGCGTGCTGCTCAGGCAGGAGGAGGGGCTCGGGCACCGTCCACCGCCGTGGCCGTCCCCGCGCCTGTGGCTGGAGGTGCCGGACGCGCGCGTGGCCGCGCGGAAGCTGCGCGCCGCCGGGATCGCCCTGCTGGACGAGCCGTCCTCGGTGGCCACCGGGTGGACCGTCGAGGTCGCCGACCCGTGGGGCAACGTCCTCGGGTTCACCGACTACACCAAGCGGCCGGAGCTCGGTCGCAGGCCGTGA
- a CDS encoding MMPL family transporter yields MARWCYRHRLVVLFLWVGALFGLGAAGSAAGTDYANVFSLPDTDSKTAYDLMTKAFPQSAGDTDTVVWKVDEGSVRDESVRSRLEPALKEIAAMKGVGEVTDPYAAGGAAQISQDGRIAYAQVTFAEQANAVPKELIEDVVDTARAAEQDGLQVELGGQAIARTQEPPQGTAELVGIVAAAVVLFLAFGSLFAMLLPLVVAIAALGTGLMATSLLSHVTDVPEVAPLLGSLIGLGVGIDYALFIVTRHRRGILRGMKPEDAAVTALNTSGRAVLFAGGTVCIALAGMLVMNMRFLDGVVVATSLTVVLSVLAATTLLPALLGMLGMRVLSRRQRRRLAANGPESAEASGLAARWSSFVQKRPRSIAAAAFVVMAVLALPVLSIRLGATDQGNHQESQTTRQAYDLLAEGFGPGFNGPLQVVVEKGDAQALATSIKSTEGVAQVAAAPPANGISVIQVVPTTSPQSEKTDQLIDRLRDDVIPASGTEAHVGGVTAVFKDFAAVTGDRLPYFVATIIGLGFLLLLVAFRSLVVPLTAALMNLIAAAASFGVLVAIFQWGWGTEFIGIGKEGPITAFLPVIMLSLLFGLSMDYQVFLVSRMHEEWVHTRDNARAVRVGLAETSRVINCAALIMICVFSAFVLSGDMEGAMAGIGLAAAVALDAFILRTALVPAAMHLLGNSNWWLPEGLEKRLPHLAVEPKEDEPAQVVSEPDGPASAVHGFVRNADGEPVEGASVSLLSRGGRQLDRVVSLADGSYIVSVPAPGTYLLAVSAASYGSRAGHVVVADGPLVYDVELAEGEVDAVN; encoded by the coding sequence TTGGCACGGTGGTGCTATCGGCACCGGCTGGTGGTCCTGTTCTTGTGGGTGGGGGCGTTGTTCGGGCTGGGCGCGGCGGGTTCGGCCGCGGGCACCGACTACGCGAACGTCTTCTCCCTGCCGGACACGGACTCGAAGACGGCGTACGACCTGATGACGAAGGCCTTCCCGCAGAGCGCGGGCGACACCGACACGGTGGTGTGGAAGGTCGACGAGGGCTCGGTACGGGACGAGTCCGTACGATCCCGGCTCGAACCCGCGCTCAAGGAGATCGCGGCGATGAAGGGCGTCGGTGAGGTCACCGACCCCTACGCGGCCGGCGGCGCCGCGCAGATCAGCCAGGACGGGCGGATCGCGTACGCCCAGGTCACCTTCGCCGAGCAGGCGAACGCGGTGCCCAAGGAGCTGATCGAGGACGTCGTCGACACCGCGCGGGCCGCGGAACAGGACGGTCTCCAGGTCGAGTTGGGCGGCCAGGCGATCGCCCGCACCCAGGAGCCTCCGCAGGGCACCGCCGAGCTGGTCGGCATCGTCGCCGCGGCCGTCGTGCTGTTCCTGGCCTTCGGCTCGCTCTTCGCGATGCTGCTGCCGCTGGTCGTGGCCATCGCGGCCCTCGGCACCGGCCTGATGGCGACCTCGCTGCTCAGCCATGTCACGGACGTGCCCGAAGTCGCCCCGCTGCTCGGCTCGTTGATCGGCCTGGGCGTCGGCATCGACTACGCCCTGTTCATCGTCACCCGGCACCGGCGCGGCATCCTGCGCGGCATGAAGCCGGAGGACGCGGCTGTCACCGCCCTCAACACCTCGGGGCGCGCGGTGCTGTTCGCGGGCGGCACCGTCTGCATCGCGCTCGCCGGCATGCTGGTGATGAACATGCGCTTCCTGGACGGCGTGGTCGTCGCGACCTCCCTGACCGTCGTGCTGAGCGTGCTGGCGGCGACCACCTTGCTGCCCGCTCTCCTCGGGATGCTCGGCATGCGGGTCCTCAGCCGCCGGCAGCGGCGCCGGCTCGCCGCGAACGGCCCCGAGTCGGCGGAGGCGAGCGGACTCGCGGCGCGCTGGTCGTCGTTCGTGCAGAAACGCCCGCGTTCCATCGCCGCGGCGGCCTTCGTGGTGATGGCGGTCCTCGCGCTGCCCGTGCTGTCGATCCGGCTCGGCGCCACCGACCAGGGCAACCACCAGGAGTCGCAGACCACCCGGCAGGCGTACGACCTGCTCGCCGAGGGCTTCGGGCCCGGCTTCAACGGGCCGCTCCAGGTGGTCGTCGAGAAGGGCGACGCCCAGGCGCTCGCGACCAGCATCAAGTCCACGGAGGGCGTCGCCCAGGTCGCCGCCGCGCCGCCCGCCAACGGCATCTCCGTCATCCAGGTCGTCCCGACGACCTCCCCGCAGTCGGAGAAGACCGACCAGCTGATCGACCGGCTGCGCGACGACGTGATCCCGGCCTCCGGCACCGAGGCCCATGTGGGCGGCGTGACGGCGGTCTTCAAGGACTTCGCGGCCGTCACCGGCGACCGGCTGCCGTACTTCGTCGCGACCATCATCGGCCTCGGGTTCCTGCTCCTGCTGGTCGCCTTCCGCTCGCTGGTGGTGCCGCTGACGGCGGCCCTGATGAACCTCATCGCGGCGGCCGCGTCCTTCGGCGTCCTGGTGGCGATCTTCCAGTGGGGCTGGGGCACGGAGTTCATCGGCATCGGCAAGGAGGGCCCGATCACGGCGTTCCTGCCGGTCATCATGCTGTCCCTCCTCTTCGGCCTCTCGATGGACTACCAGGTGTTCCTGGTGAGCCGGATGCACGAGGAGTGGGTCCACACGCGCGACAACGCGCGCGCGGTGCGCGTCGGCCTGGCCGAGACCAGCCGGGTCATCAACTGCGCGGCCCTGATCATGATCTGCGTGTTCTCCGCGTTCGTGCTCAGCGGCGACATGGAGGGCGCCATGGCGGGCATCGGCCTCGCCGCCGCCGTCGCCCTGGACGCGTTCATCCTGCGTACGGCGCTGGTGCCGGCCGCGATGCACCTGCTCGGCAACTCCAACTGGTGGCTGCCGGAGGGGCTGGAGAAGCGGTTGCCGCATCTGGCGGTGGAGCCGAAGGAGGACGAGCCCGCTCAGGTGGTGTCGGAGCCGGACGGCCCGGCCTCGGCCGTCCACGGCTTCGTCCGGAACGCCGACGGGGAACCCGTGGAGGGCGCGTCGGTGAGCCTGCTCTCGCGCGGCGGGCGCCAGCTGGACCGGGTGGTGTCGCTGGCCGACGGCTCGTACATCGTGTCGGTCCCGGCGCCGGGCACGTACCTCCTGGCGGTGTCGGCGGCCTCGTACGGCTCGCGCGCGGGGCACGTGGTCGTCGCGGACGGGCCGCTGGTGTACGACGTGGAGCTGGCCGAGGGCGAGGTCGACGCCGTCAACTGA